The genomic region GGAAAACCTGAAGAATCATGGGCGGAACTTAAAGAGACTTTTGATGCATATATTACAAAACCTGTGAAGGCTTCTGAACTTTATAATAAATTGTGTGCAATCTATGGTGATGGTTATGAGTTGCAGGAGTCAATCTCATCTAATATGGATTCTTCATCTTCATCCGGAAAATTGCCTGACATTAACGCCAGCATACTTCTTGTAGAGGACAATGTGGTAAACCAGCATGTTGCGCAAAGTATGTTACAAAAACTCGGACTGGATGTGGAAATTGCAGATAATGGTATGGAAGCCATTGAAGCTCTCAAAAAGAAAAAATATGATCTTATATTCATGGATGTCCAGATGCCTGTAATGGACGGCCCGGAAGCAACAAGAAACATAAGAAAGATGCAGGGAGCCAGTGGAAAACATACCACTATTATTGCCATGACTGCTCATGCAATGAAGGATGACCGTCAGCGTTGTCTGAAAGCAGGTATGGATGACTATATATCAAAACCAATAAAGATCCAGTCACTTATTGATACTCTTGATTACTGGCTCATAAAAAAACATCCGGAATTACAACAGGATGGTTCTTTATCTGTAAAGCCGGAAAATTCAGAACTTATTTTTGATGATAAATTACTTCTGGAAAACACAATGGACGATATTCAACTAGCAAGAAAAGTAATCTCTATTTTTATGAATAATGCAAACCGGCAATTAGAATCTCTGAAAACTGCCATTCTTACCGGGAATGATGACATTGAAAATCTTGCTCACACATTTAAAGGCGCCAGTGCAAGTGTAGGCGGGATGTCGCTCAGCAATTTTGTTGCAGATATAGAAGCTGAAGCCAAATCCGGTAATGGTTCAGGCATGCAGGATATGATTCCTGAACTTGACCGAAGATATGAGGAATTGCTGGATAAGCTGAAACAACTTTAATAGATGTGGCTCAGCATACATTTTCATTGATAATTATATTTAATTAGATACTTTTATTTACTATTTTATTAATATATTATATGCTTGAATATAATCAGATTTCTATGTGAAATTATACCTGTACTTTTGTATTTATAGTAACTTCATGGTTTCTGATTAGTTTTACAGGTACGATGTATAGTAGGTATTGGTATGCACACTGAAGATGGGCAAAAAGAGTCCAAAACAGATTACAGGTCATTGTTTGAAAACGACTATATTATCATGTTTTTACTTGACCCGGAAACAGCAGATATTGTTGATGCTAATAGTGCTGCATGCAACTTTTACGGATACTCTCGTGACGAGTTTCTCAGTAAAAAGATACTTGATATCAGTGCATCGTCCCCTGAAGAATTGATTGATGACTTGAATAAAGCAAAACATGAAACTAAAAATCATTTTTTTTATGAACATAAACTTGCCAATGGTAATTTACATCATGTTGAAGTTCACTTATTCCCTGTTTTAGTAGATTCCAAATATTTGCTTTATTCTGTAGTCCGCAGTATAGTTGAGCGTAATAGAAACTGTAGCAACCTACTTCAAAGCCAGATGAAGTATCGCATGCTTGCAGATGCAACTTTTGAGGCTATACTTATTCATGATAACGGTGTCATACTGGAGTCTAATAAAGCAATAAAAAAGATTCTAGGTTATGATTCCAGAACTATTATTGGAAAAAACCTCTTAAAAATGGTAATTCACCCGGATTGTGTTGAAAAGGTGATGAGTAACATTTCATCCGGCTATTCAAAACCTTATGAAGTTTATTGCATTAAAAAGGATGAAACCATAGTTCCTGTAGAAATTCTGGCTCACAATATTGCATATAATGGTAAAAATGTTCGGGTAGCTGCCATTCGGGATATCAGTGACCGCAAGCTTGCAGAAAAAAAGATAAAAGAATATTATGAAAAACTGGAACTAAAAAATCAGGAACTAGATGAAGCTCTAATCAAGGCTGAAGTGGCAACCAGGACAAAAAGTGAGTTTCTGGCAAATATGTCACATGAGATACGCACACCGATGAATGGTGTAATCGGAATGACAACCCTGCTTATTGAAACGGAGCTCAGTGAAGAACAGCAGCAATATGTAAATACCATTCAAACAAGCGGTGAAGCCCTGCTTGAACTTATAAACGATATACTTGACATTTCAAAGATAGAAGCTGGAAAACTGGAGTTTGAGCATCTGGCTATAAATCTGAATGACATCTTTGAGGAACTCGGTTTGCTTCTGGGTGTGAAAGCTAATGATAACGGTATTGAACTGATATGTTCACCTGAACCCGATGTGCCAACTAATATAGTTGCAGATCCTTCCCGGTTAAAACAGATACTGATAAATCTTGCAGGGAATGCTATTAAGTTCACCCACAATGGCGAAGTTGTGGTAACCGCTTCCATAATTTCAGAATCTGATTCAGATGTAACTCTGCGTTTTTCGGTAAAAGATACTGGCATTGGTATCCCAGAAGATAAACTCAATCTTCTCTTCGATAAGTTCAGTCAGGTGGACACTTCCACCACACGTAACTATGGAGGTACAGGCCTTGGACTTGCAATATCCAGGGAACTTGTTGAGCAAATGGATGGTACAATTGGTGTTAACAGTGAAGCAGGAAAAGGTTCTGAATTCTGGTTCCAGATTCGGTTTGATAAACATTCCGAAATTAAGAGTGTGAGGAAACACTGTTCAAGGATCGAAGATGTTCGTGTGCTTATAGTTGATGACAATAAATCAAGTCGCAGCTTACTTACAAAAACACTTAGTTCGTGGGGCCTGGATGTGGAAGAGGCTGAAGACGGACCTGCAGCAGTTATTGCTCTTTCTGAGGCGCACGAATCACAGAAACCTTTTACAGTCGCTTTAATTGATATGGATATGCCAAAAATGGATGGTGAATATCTTGCACGCATTATCAAATCAGATTCAAGAAACAGTGAAATATCCCTTGTAGTCTTAAGCTCTGCAATTCCACATTCTGATTCATGGTCTGTACTCAATTCTTATTTTGAAACATATATTACAAAGCCGGTAAGAACTTCCGATCTTTGCTCCAAACTGTATTCAGTAGTTCATGAAGGTGCTCAGCTACCTGAACAACAGTCACAGGATGATGATTCTGATATTAATAAAT from Methanolobus tindarius DSM 2278 harbors:
- a CDS encoding PAS domain-containing hybrid sensor histidine kinase/response regulator; this encodes MHTEDGQKESKTDYRSLFENDYIIMFLLDPETADIVDANSAACNFYGYSRDEFLSKKILDISASSPEELIDDLNKAKHETKNHFFYEHKLANGNLHHVEVHLFPVLVDSKYLLYSVVRSIVERNRNCSNLLQSQMKYRMLADATFEAILIHDNGVILESNKAIKKILGYDSRTIIGKNLLKMVIHPDCVEKVMSNISSGYSKPYEVYCIKKDETIVPVEILAHNIAYNGKNVRVAAIRDISDRKLAEKKIKEYYEKLELKNQELDEALIKAEVATRTKSEFLANMSHEIRTPMNGVIGMTTLLIETELSEEQQQYVNTIQTSGEALLELINDILDISKIEAGKLEFEHLAINLNDIFEELGLLLGVKANDNGIELICSPEPDVPTNIVADPSRLKQILINLAGNAIKFTHNGEVVVTASIISESDSDVTLRFSVKDTGIGIPEDKLNLLFDKFSQVDTSTTRNYGGTGLGLAISRELVEQMDGTIGVNSEAGKGSEFWFQIRFDKHSEIKSVRKHCSRIEDVRVLIVDDNKSSRSLLTKTLSSWGLDVEEAEDGPAAVIALSEAHESQKPFTVALIDMDMPKMDGEYLARIIKSDSRNSEISLVVLSSAIPHSDSWSVLNSYFETYITKPVRTSDLCSKLYSVVHEGAQLPEQQSQDDDSDINKFKNTGAKILLVEDNVVNQQVALGMIKKLGLNADIVNNGLEAIEAFKSPEYDLVFMDVQMPKMNGMEATKKIRIIEASTSSHIPIIAMTAHAMKDDRKHCLEAGMDDYISKPIKIQSLIHTLDYWLIKKQDMAEKDTSSSVKEKETDLIFDSKLLMDNTMNDLELSRRVISIFLNNAPRQLENLKNSIQNQSEDIVEKAHTFKGATASVGGMSLSKYVAEIEAEARSGNSVNIGSLRKKVPELERRYETLVEELKKL